The genomic DNA TAccaatttcctttcttttataaGGACACGGTAAATTTACTATGTAATATTAAAAGTGAAGATAACTTTAATTAGATTGGTTTAAACTACACTAAAAGAGTGATgtaaaatttgaattagatCAAAGTTTAAGGGACCTTAAAGCTAAACCAACTTGGTCTAGAGAAATTTAGTTgacttaattttgaattttgtgaaatattttatacacCCAACTTGATAAAGAAAAACTCTTTAATCtttgaaatttattattattatttttttttgttgttgtctttatttgaaaacatcaaaattgAACAATACAGTAAAACAACTCTTTTTAGATAAATGAGTTACAATAAAGAAATCAAGAGATCACTTttcagaaaaaaaatatcaaacgaGTCATGTCAAGCTGCCATTTAAACTAAACAAACCTACCATCGAGCCTTGCAGGTCTCTATCTTGCATATATgcaataaaagtttaaaaaacaCAAACACTTGCTCAAAGAAACCAAAGGCAACAGAAAACCTAAACAGAGATGATTCAACTAGGAAAAGAAACACCAGTTCTATGTTTTCTATTGCCAATAAGATGTAAAAGCACAAGTTTATGATTACCTAAGCCTCCCCTCACATGCCAACTCCAAAGTATCAGACAGTTTTTATCACATGGATGAATGAAAATGTTACAGCTTATTAGGAGGAAATGCACTCGCCAAGACTGAACCTTATGACGAAGGGTAGCAACTAAACGATCCCCTCGAATAAGCTAATTTTTTTTCAGTAACAGCTGATCTTTTATGCAGCCCAGTTTCAGAATTGGAAGTTGCATGGAGTAGGAGGCGCCTTGCTGATGAAATATGTCGGCTTTCATTGAAACCAGCAGCATCTTTCTGAGTAAGGTCCTTTTAACTAAGCATTCATTCTTCCATTAACAGCATGCAATGACTTGGATGTTGAACTCGAAAACTTCCCATTACGGTCCTCTCATTTGAGTGTCATTTCCCTCGGATATCACCTGAAATTTGTTAAGAACGTCGATGTTGGCATCATGCGCCCCATTTCCAACTTCTGCCATCTGCGAGTCCACAGTTCTGGCACCAAAATTCTCAGTCACCTGCACTCCACTACATGCGCGTTTAGGCGGTCTTGATGTTGAGTTCTTCCTTGGAGAGGCTTCTTTATTCTTACGCTTACGAGAGGAGGTTAAAAACCCGCTTGCAAAGGCTTCCAATGCTCTCATGGTTGGAGGCCGGTTTCTAGTGCCCTGCCTCCTTGAGTTCATGTTTGGCTGCTGCACATCTGTAGCAGTTTCTGGAGCAGCAGAATTTTCTGGTTTGCTTGCTTTATCATCTGCCATTATGGAGATTTCACTAGCTTCAACATCTAGCGAGACTTGCGGCAAGTTCAGGTCAATCAATGTCCGGGGTTGAGGTTTATCATAAGAACCTTCTGCAACACAACTGGTATCATAAGAGATGCCTTCACTGCTCTCGATAGGGCTACCTTTTGACGAACTTGAGGAAGGGATCCTCCTCTGAGGTAAACTAAATCCAGAGAAATTGTTTTGACTTGAATCAGGAGTTCCTGAGCAACAAATCTGCTCCTCTTGCTCAAACCTGGAGTTTACTGAGGGACTGATGATGCAATGGCTTGCTTCAGCTTGAGTACAAGCACCTAATCTCCGGTGCCTTTTTGTTCCTTCAGCTAAatagttcaaatcattttgttttagcCCTCGCTTGCACTTCAGAGATTTGATTGGCTGCTTATCTTCACAGAAAATGTTAAGATCTTTGGTGCCTCTAGCAGATGCCTTTTCAGGATCATGACCATCATCCCCTTGGTTCGAAGAACCGACTTCAAGATCCTTCTCAGAGAACATGCCAATAGCAGACACTGTTTTTGTTATATTGGAATTATTAGTGTCCATATGATCAGATAACATGGTATCAACACACTCTGAATCTTGAGATGACACCTCAGagccatcatcatcattttcttcaGAATGACTCCTAGAGATTCTCTTCTTAGAAACTTCATCAGGTAATGTTCTCAATTCTCTCACCTTAAATGTTTTTCCATCCGCCAGGCTTGTATCTACAATAGTAAACTGCATCAGATCTGTACTACGAACTGAAGTTCGAGGTTGAAGATAGCAGTGACGGCGGGGCTCAGACAAATCATCTTGTTCCAATTTTGTTTCAGGACTCCACCCACACTCTTCCTTGTTTCTGTTGCTTTCATCTGCTTCAGTGTCCAGCTCAAGAAGGCCAGGTTCGGAAGCAACTTTACTCAATACATCACTTACAGAATCAAAATAGTGGTTTCCCTTGACTAGTCTTCTCCTTGAGAACTTTTTGACACCAGGCACAAGGAAGACCAAAGAATGCTTGGAAGCAGCAGTAAAACTCTGATCATTGGGCTGCTCTGAGTGCCAACCTCTTGCCAGTAAACGGGGCCAAACTGCTTCCCAAAATAAATCATTTGATCGAGCCTTGCTCAACCGAAAATCCCCTGTCAGAAACTTGATGATTTCTTCTGGTGTAAGGGAGGAGCATGCTTTGCCAATTGGAATTTCTGGGCGCAAAGGAACAGCATGATTGGACTTTGGAGGCTCCATTGTGATGCCTGTTAGGTCACGCTTCCCTTTACCAATACCCACGGCCTCTACAAGACTGTTCATCCCAACTATAGCTTTTAAAGTGAAAACATATTCCTCTAGGGGCATTTTGCCCTCTCCAAAAGTCTTAGAGACCTGTCAAATTATAACATATAAGTTGAGCAGGACACTATATTCACAATAAGAGCAGAGTAAAAATCAGGCTGCCAATTTAGGCTTATAAGTTAATAACAGCCTAAAACTTATCAGAGAAAAAGGAAGGACTAAAGGTCGGTAAGTATAAGAACTCTCTGATTCAAAACATAATGAAAACCAGTTAAATCATCACAAGTCCTTCAAAGTTGTCTTGAGAGTCAGGAAAGTTATCCAACAGTCTGCACATGGCATAGCTGTATCAGAACTCAGTTGACCACTAAAAATCCCTTCATAAGGGAGATATGAGGTTTGTTGCACAAAGCGCAACTCTGACAGAAAGGGAACTGATTTCTCCAGAAACATCTCATCCACCCCTTTACTAATCTTGATGCATTCACTTGGAATAAGTTTAGGTAAATATTTAGATTGCATGCAACCAGAAGGAAAATTGATATGCAGCTGTGTCAGCTACCAGCCTACAAGAATTAGAGTATGTCTATATACTTCCAAGACATACAGTACCCCCATCATCTCAACAACAAAAACTGGGGGTGGGGGGTACAGCCAGTGCATGGAACTCCCTCCTTTCCAACGTTGGGAGAGGGTCATATTGTACACAACCTTCCCTCtgcttttttgaaaaaatactaCCATAAGTTGAACCCTTAGACCTCCTGGTTATAGAGTAGCAAACTTACTGTTGCTATCAAGGCTTGCCCTTGGCTTCAAGACAAAACTATCATAAATTTACTATTGCAATGCCTCCTAGAGGTTGAGGAACATATTATGTCTGTGAATTGCTATTTTCACAATGGAACTTGCAACAGCTTTGCTTTCATAAGGTATGATGTGTTCCTCTTGTTTTGATGGTATTCTTTTTTCCTCCAGTAACCACTTTGTCTAGAACTATATAGGCATGCATTACTGGATGTGGTGCAATGGAAGTGTCAACAGCATGGTTATTTGACCTTCTGATGTAACACTGGATGAGTAAACCATCTAAATGTTACATTTGTGAATTGATAATATTGAAAAGAAGCTCCAGATGACTTTTTTTTCATCAACTACGACACATTTAGCATGTTTTCATGTTTTCTTGGTATTACCTTTCTATCAAGTAATCGAATGCCTAGAACTATGTAATCCTGGATTACTGGGGATCATGCAATGGAATTGTCAAATGCTTTGTTGTTTGCCTTCTGATCTCATTCCAGAGACATGCATTCAAGTGTTAAGAGGAGCTAACACTTCTTTTCCAATAAATATAGGTAACACTACCTTCACAAATAGCTAATCCTTCATTAAGAAATAAAcgggaaaaaaaacaaaaacaaaaagaaaagttatACAAAAAACAAGCTATCTTTCCAAACTAAGAAGCATGGATGCAGACTCTGGACATGAATACAAGAAGACCCATATCTGTTGACAGTTATTTACACAAAAGTTTAAGATAATTCGTGGCAcaccaataaataaatatatgcttACATGTGTatctaagaaaataataaatactccttgatttattttctatgaataCATTACCCCCTGAATATTTTTACTTAGCTCTTATCCCTTCTAAATAATAAGTCAGACTCACAAAAATAATAAGTCTAGTTTCCTTTTAACCAGAGCAAATCAATATACTCAAACCTAAATGCAAGAACTTAGTATATGACAAATTTTAATACACACCAATAATTCAAAGTCTTTACTGCAGTTAACATCATGGGCAAATAACTTAGCTGCTGAGATGAAAGAGGAATGTGAAAAACTCCTAAGAGctgttatttttgtattttcttttactGTCATTCTGAACTAGACCAGAAGACACCATTTGGAATAAGAATAGCATCCGCTTAACTTAAATTCTGTCATGTATTTCATGTCCAACTCATTGGAAGATTCAGACTTCCAAGTTCAAAGGCTGGGAGGATGCCAGCAATGTGGTCTTCTGACTTTTAGACATAGACTAGTTCATgctaattttttctcaattgaTCTCTGAGGAAGTGATATCAAATATCTTCCAATGAGTGTCTATGAGTCACAAGATTTTTCCCAAagttaattacataaatatgtCAATGAAGATTTCTGTAGtacttttaactttaaaatacatttaacaTAGAAAATTATGCAATCAAACTGCTTGACAAAGCACTAGTAGCTGTAGTAACATATTTTGCCTCAAATTATGAGTCCAACAATTAATTTTCTCTTCAAGATCCAAGAACTCACTACTGAACCAAGCTTAAAAGCATATCCAAGTATTTCTTCTATCATCTTGATCGCCTCCCCATCACTATCTGAAAAGCCCAAAAGCTACTTTTCACTGTTGAAGTATAAAACAAAACATGGTCTAAAGTGTCCttgatataacaaaaattattttagacacCCAAAGATGACATTGTCTTGGTACTTCTATGAACTACTAACCCAATTCCACAGACAATGTCAAGTCTACTAGCCCAATTGAGTAGTCAACAACTGAGTACGTGAAATGTGAGTTcaataaaaatagaagtgtaaataatgttattttgaaACTTGGAGATAATTCCCAAAAAAAAAGGGATCAATTTTGATATCATGGATCATTTTTTTAGAAAAGGGGAGAATATGGAGAAAACTCAAAAAATCAAGACTGGTTGGATAAAGTGGAGAAGTGCATATAGCATTTTATGTGATCATAAAATTCCTCTAAAGCTAAAAGGAAACTTTTATTAGACAACTATAAGTTGTTTAGCTTAGAATGTTGGGTAATTAAGCACCAAGATGTGCCAAGTGAAAAATGAGTGTAATTGagataaaaatgtttaaaaaaaaaaaaaagaagacaaactACGAAATGTGATTAAGTGGATGAAATAGAGAAATTTTGTAGAAAAAAGATCAATGAAAACTTAACAGGAAACACCTAGACATGACATTAGACATAATCCCCTTATAGAGAATATGGTCATGGATAGAGATATTTGAAAATCCAGAATTCACGTAGCTGACCCACTTAGTTGTactaaggcttgtgattgtcgTATTTTCTAGCATAGTTGTTCTTACCACCTTGTCCTCATTGTGGTTTTCCACAGGATCTACTTCCTAACTTAGCATCATCATCTATTTTTGAGTTTTACTTAGACAAACCTTTTCTAATGacttctcttttaattttgatattagaACGTTGCTTATACATCTACAAACAGTTCTATAACTTATCAATAGTTATAGCAAGTATATCTTGATTCTTCAATGTTAGtaataataagattatacaTAAACATGCATAATCGGTACAGATACTGAAGCATCAATCAACTTGGGTTAATAAATAAATGGTCAATAGGCAACTCAGAAAACAGAACAGTGAAACTGTAAGCATCCTTCAGGAAAACAATACTTCCAGATAACTATTCCAATTGTTTCTTTGCAGGGATTAATTTAAAGCTAATACAAGAGAAATCCTcatatcaaaacatatttaacaattttttttccttcaacttTAATGTTTATTAGGACTTCTATTGTTGCAACTCCATGGACAAAAATAATGAGAATTGTATTTCAATACTTGAGCTACT from Diospyros lotus cultivar Yz01 chromosome 4, ASM1463336v1, whole genome shotgun sequence includes the following:
- the LOC127800598 gene encoding uncharacterized protein LOC127800598 isoform X2, whose translation is MDSMQLNQNGDIVEGASEKQFLYPDSCDAYNVFGAPELLPRVGDQYQVEIPPLMTYSEYLSYKKGPFELECALGIHYDFLMGLPIPIMWINKEIDHVKHKGLEHLGDSDDISNKSGLSKSESNRKAQNCSVGEDLKCKIEPLDLVWANDIGSGTSADLASEQETRSKMCQNYRAKKYCLVPGSFGGLWSKIEKESFLLGLYIFGKNLVLVKKFIVNKTMGDIQSFYYGIFYKSDEYQRWSDCRKMRSRKCVYGQKIFTGLRQQELLSRLFLNVSEECQKTLSEVSKTFGEGKMPLEEYVFTLKAIVGMNSLVEAVGIGKGKRDLTGITMEPPKSNHAVPLRPEIPIGKACSSLTPEEIIKFLTGDFRLSKARSNDLFWEAVWPRLLARGWHSEQPNDQSFTAASKHSLVFLVPGVKKFSRRRLVKGNHYFDSVSDVLSKVASEPGLLELDTEADESNRNKEECGWSPETKLEQDDLSEPRRHCYLQPRTSVRSTDLMQFTIVDTSLADGKTFKVRELRTLPDEVSKKRISRSHSEENDDDGSEVSSQDSECVDTMLSDHMDTNNSNITKTVSAIGMFSEKDLEVGSSNQGDDGHDPEKASARGTKDLNIFCEDKQPIKSLKCKRGLKQNDLNYLAEGTKRHRRLGACTQAEASHCIISPSVNSRFEQEEQICCSGTPDSSQNNFSGFSLPQRRIPSSSSSKGSPIESSEGISYDTSCVAEGSYDKPQPRTLIDLNLPQVSLDVEASEISIMADDKASKPENSAAPETATDVQQPNMNSRRQGTRNRPPTMRALEAFASGFLTSSRKRKNKEASPRKNSTSRPPKRACSGVQVTENFGARTVDSQMAEVGNGAHDANIDVLNKFQVISEGNDTQMRGP
- the LOC127800598 gene encoding uncharacterized protein LOC127800598 isoform X1, producing the protein MDLGFHCFSVMDSMQLNQNGDIVEGASEKQFLYPDSCDAYNVFGAPELLPRVGDQYQVEIPPLMTYSEYLSYKKGPFELECALGIHYDFLMGLPIPIMWINKEIDHVKHKGLEHLGDSDDISNKSGLSKSESNRKAQNCSVGEDLKCKIEPLDLVWANDIGSGTSADLASEQETRSKMCQNYRAKKYCLVPGSFGGLWSKIEKESFLLGLYIFGKNLVLVKKFIVNKTMGDIQSFYYGIFYKSDEYQRWSDCRKMRSRKCVYGQKIFTGLRQQELLSRLFLNVSEECQKTLSEVSKTFGEGKMPLEEYVFTLKAIVGMNSLVEAVGIGKGKRDLTGITMEPPKSNHAVPLRPEIPIGKACSSLTPEEIIKFLTGDFRLSKARSNDLFWEAVWPRLLARGWHSEQPNDQSFTAASKHSLVFLVPGVKKFSRRRLVKGNHYFDSVSDVLSKVASEPGLLELDTEADESNRNKEECGWSPETKLEQDDLSEPRRHCYLQPRTSVRSTDLMQFTIVDTSLADGKTFKVRELRTLPDEVSKKRISRSHSEENDDDGSEVSSQDSECVDTMLSDHMDTNNSNITKTVSAIGMFSEKDLEVGSSNQGDDGHDPEKASARGTKDLNIFCEDKQPIKSLKCKRGLKQNDLNYLAEGTKRHRRLGACTQAEASHCIISPSVNSRFEQEEQICCSGTPDSSQNNFSGFSLPQRRIPSSSSSKGSPIESSEGISYDTSCVAEGSYDKPQPRTLIDLNLPQVSLDVEASEISIMADDKASKPENSAAPETATDVQQPNMNSRRQGTRNRPPTMRALEAFASGFLTSSRKRKNKEASPRKNSTSRPPKRACSGVQVTENFGARTVDSQMAEVGNGAHDANIDVLNKFQVISEGNDTQMRGP